The genome window CAGCTCGTCGTAGGCGAAGAAGGCGTCGAGCCGGTCATTGGCCGCCTGCCGGCCGCCGATGAGGCCGACCATGCCGGGCAGGTCCTGCGGCACGAGCCACTGGTACTGCCAGGCGGTGCCCTCGTGGAAGCCCTTGCTCCTGGCCGGATCGGCCGGTCCTGCGAAGGCGCCGGACGCGTCGCGGGCGCGGAAGAAGCCGGTCGAGGGGTCGAAGAGGGTGCGGTAGTTCCGCGACCGGGCGGCGTACCGGGTGGCGTCCGAGGGGTGTCCGAGGTCGCGTGCCATCTGGGCGAGCATGGCGTCGGCGAGCGCGTACTCCAGCGTCGCCGACCCGCCGTGGTGGTAGTCGGAGTCGCCGGGCTTGGTGTAGGGGCGGCCCTTGATGTAGGGCGCGAAGCCGTGTGCGATGTACTCGCGGTTCGCCTCACGGCCCGTGTACATGGTGTCCGCGGGCGGCAGGCCGTCGGCGTTCTTCTTCAGCGCCCGGTACGCCCGCTCCTCGTACCCCTTGAGCAGCCCCTGATGATAGGCGTGGGTCAGGTACGGGGTGACGGGGTCGCCGCTCATGATGTTCGTCTCCACCGGGCCGTAGCCCCACTTGGGCAGCCAGCCGCCCTGCTCGTCGACCTTCAGCAGGGAGATCGCCATGTCGCGCGCCTCGCGCGGCGCGAGCAGGGACAGCAGCTGGGACTGGGTGCGGTAGGTGTCCCACAGCGACCAGTTCTGGAAGTACGTGAAGCCCTGCGCGCGGTGGACCTTCTGGTCCCAGCCGGTGTAACGGCCGTCGGCGTCGCTGCCGATGTTCGGCGCGAGGAACGACCGGTACAGCGAGGAGTAGAAGGTGGTGCGCAGGGTGGCGTCACCGCCCTGGACCCGGACGTCGTCGAGACGGTCCTCCCAGGCACGGCGGGCGGCCTCCCGCACGGTGTTGAACGAACGGCCGTACGTGGTAGCGAGGTTGACGTCGGCGCCGTGTGCGTCGACGTACGACAGCGCGGTGGTCGCCTCGACGGTGCGGTCCTTGGTGGTGTCGAACGTGACGTACGCGCCGTTGCGCCCGGGCCCCGCCGACTTCGTCGCCCCCGGGGTGATCGAGTCCTGGTACCAGGTCCCGTGCGCGGTGAACGGCCGGTTGAAGCGGGTGACCGTGTAGACCGTGTACGGCCGGGTGGAGCGGCAGAAGCCACTGCCCGTGATCTCGGTGCGCACGGTGCGGTCGTCGAGGATCTCCACCTTGGAGGACACGTTCTTGTGCAGCGCCTGGCCCGCGTTGAGCAGCACGTTCGCCTTGTCGGTGGCCGGGAAGGCGTAGCGCTGCACGGCGGTGCGCCGGGACGCCGTCAGTTCGGCGTCGATGCCGCTGTCGAGACCGACCCGGTAGTAGCCGGGGCTCGCCTGCTCGTTCGCGTGGCTGAACGTGGCCGCGTACTTGGCGTAGTCCGTCTCGGTCACGTCACCCGTCGTCGGCAGCACCGGCAGGTCTCCTCCGATGGCGCAGCCGACGCCGGAGAGATGCACGAGGGAGAAGCCGCGGATCCGGTTCTGGGTGTGGTCGTAGCCGGTGTTGTGCCCGGTGTCCGGGGAGAACTGCACCATGCCGAAGGGCACGGCGGCGCCGGGGAAGGTGTTGCCCTCGTCCTGCGTGCCGATGAACGGGTTGACCAGACCGGTGAGCCCGCCGTCGCGCGGCTCGGCGGCATGCACGGCCGGTGGGAGGCACAGCGTCGCGGCCACCACCGTGCTCGCGGCGGCGAGGCGCAGGCGCCGGGTGCGTCTCATCTCGGAAGACCTCCGGAGGATCGATGTCGTCGGGCACATGGTGGTGGCGGGGCGTCAGTTTCCCGGGGAACCAGCGGGGTTGTTCCGTGACGCGTCGCGGATCAGCGCCTGGTGCGCGACCCGCAGACGCGCGCGGTCCGGCTCGAGGACCCGGCGGGAGTGGGTGAGCGGACCGCGGACGACATCCACGAGTCGTGGATGAGCCTGAGCCGTCCGCCCGGGCCGATCGGCCGGCCGGCGGGCACGCTGAAGGTGCGGCGGTACCCCATACGGTCCTCGTGCCGCTCGATGCCGGAGAGCTGCGACTTCACGGGATGGGGAACGAGGATGTGCGCGCCGAGGTTCTTCCCGAACGGCGGCCGTTCACCCGCCCGTGCCGCCCGGCGGTGCTACCGGGCCGGGTCGGTGTCGTAGTCGTTCCGGGCCCGTTCGACCTCGTCCAGGTGCTCGGCGGACCATTCCGCGAGGTGCGCGAAGAGCGGCGCGAGACTGCGACCGAGTTCGCTGATCTCGTACTCGACCCGTGGGGGGACCTCCGGGTGGTACGTGCGCACGATCAGCCCGTCGCGCTCCAGTTGCCTCAGCCGCTGGGTCAGCACCTTGGGCGTGATCCTGTCGATGCGCCGCTGGAGTTCGACGAAACGCTGACGGCCGTGGGTGTGGAGGGTCCACAGGATGGGGGTCGTCCAGCGGCTGAACACGATGTCGACGACCGGGGCGACGGGACAGGCGAGTTCGGGGTCGGTCGCGGCCGACGCCGCCCAGGTCGCTTCACCGGCCATGCGCACCCCTTCGGGATAGCCACTTTCCTGTAGGTACCTACTATACCGACGGTGTTAGCGTCCCTGTGTCTCGGCAACCACCGTGAAAAAACAGGGAGTTGACCATGTTCGTAGTGACGGGGGCGACCGGCAACGTCGGCCGGGCGCTCGTACAGATCCTGATGGCCGACGGCGAGCAGGTGACCGCGACGTCGCGTGGGATCTCGGAGGCCGACATGCCGGAGGGTGTGCGGCGGCGGACGGCGGACCTGACCGACCCCGAGAGCCTCCGGCCCGTGTTCGACGGCGCCGATGCGCTCTTCCTGCAGAACGGCGGCCCCAGTGCGCACCTGCTGAGCCCGCGGGACATCCTGGACGTCGCCAAGGCCGGCGGTGTCGAACGGGTGGTGCTGCTCTCGTCGCAGGGGGTCGCGACCCGGCCGGAGTCGGGCTCGCACGGGGGCGTCGC of Streptomyces cynarae contains these proteins:
- a CDS encoding GH92 family glycosyl hydrolase produces the protein MRRTRRLRLAAASTVVAATLCLPPAVHAAEPRDGGLTGLVNPFIGTQDEGNTFPGAAVPFGMVQFSPDTGHNTGYDHTQNRIRGFSLVHLSGVGCAIGGDLPVLPTTGDVTETDYAKYAATFSHANEQASPGYYRVGLDSGIDAELTASRRTAVQRYAFPATDKANVLLNAGQALHKNVSSKVEILDDRTVRTEITGSGFCRSTRPYTVYTVTRFNRPFTAHGTWYQDSITPGATKSAGPGRNGAYVTFDTTKDRTVEATTALSYVDAHGADVNLATTYGRSFNTVREAARRAWEDRLDDVRVQGGDATLRTTFYSSLYRSFLAPNIGSDADGRYTGWDQKVHRAQGFTYFQNWSLWDTYRTQSQLLSLLAPREARDMAISLLKVDEQGGWLPKWGYGPVETNIMSGDPVTPYLTHAYHQGLLKGYEERAYRALKKNADGLPPADTMYTGREANREYIAHGFAPYIKGRPYTKPGDSDYHHGGSATLEYALADAMLAQMARDLGHPSDATRYAARSRNYRTLFDPSTGFFRARDASGAFAGPADPARSKGFHEGTAWQYQWLVPQDLPGMVGLIGGRQAANDRLDAFFAYDELLKNPEKTAREVWVHGAYAYYDAATYNPQNEPDLIAPYTYLSTGEPWKTTDVVHAALTLFTNGPTGMTGNDDLGTMSAWNVLSSIGLFPVQPGYPTWGLTTPVFDRVDLVLDRAYYPRGKLTITAPGTSQSDRYVQKVHIDGTAYERTYVTTDALRRLGTLEFTVGARPSGWGTAPQAAPPPLK
- a CDS encoding winged helix-turn-helix transcriptional regulator; the protein is MAGEATWAASAATDPELACPVAPVVDIVFSRWTTPILWTLHTHGRQRFVELQRRIDRITPKVLTQRLRQLERDGLIVRTYHPEVPPRVEYEISELGRSLAPLFAHLAEWSAEHLDEVERARNDYDTDPAR